The genomic interval GTACCAACTGCTACAGCAGAATAGTGCAATAAGCTTTTAATACACTGTTCTAACGTGCTTGGCGCAAGTAATGGACGTGCCGCATCATGAATAATCATGTTAATATTTGTTCGTTCTTTGTAAAAATTTAAAGCAGACAGAGTAGAATGATATCGTTCTTGACCGCCAAAAGTTATATGATATTGTTTATTTAATTGAACGTTGGCTAGAATATTTTTGATTTCTGAATGATCTTCCAGGCGGATAACGAGTAAAATCTCGTCAATAAGCGGACATTTATCGAATATCGAAATAGTATGTTCTAAAATTGTTTTTTTATTAATAATAAGAAATTGTTTAGGTTTCTGAGCTTGCATCCTGATGCCTGAGCCTGCGGAAAGTATAATCGCGATGTTTCGACGCATAAAAACCTCACCATATAATATATGTTAGTATAACATATGGGCGAGGTTTTTTCAAGGATTTAAGCTATGCTATTCATTAAATGAAAAATTTTTTCTTGAGATAAAGTTTCATCCATAATTGTATTGAAAAAGTTATAAACATGTTTCATGTCTGCTTTGTCGAAAAATGTTTTTAAGTCCATTAACAAAGTAGCATAGATGTTATTAATATCTTGATCTGCTATGAATTTTTTCAGCGAAGGGGATACAATTTGACCGGTAATTAAAATATCCGCTAAAATTTCTGCATAAAAAATATTCCATAATTTTTTTCGTGTTGCGATATCCATGAGTACCTCCGATTGTTGTGTATTAAAGATACTTATGAATCTTATATTCGTCAAGCACCTACGAAAAATAAATAATGAAAATAGATTTCTTCAGCATCTAGACATGGATTTAA from Brevinema andersonii carries:
- the ispD gene encoding 2-C-methyl-D-erythritol 4-phosphate cytidylyltransferase, which gives rise to MRRNIAIILSAGSGIRMQAQKPKQFLIINKKTILEHTISIFDKCPLIDEILLVIRLEDHSEIKNILANVQLNKQYHITFGGQERYHSTLSALNFYKERTNINMIIHDAARPLLAPSTLEQCIKSLLHYSAVAVGTPSTDTLFKVDGSIIQDIPNRQDFWHAQTPQCFHIEVLEQAFNKALQDKNFRPTDDCSVIKTYCPEIPIFLIEGLHSNIKITHRNDLLTAEILLNNN